Proteins from one Staphylococcus saprophyticus subsp. saprophyticus ATCC 15305 = NCTC 7292 genomic window:
- the sucB gene encoding dihydrolipoyllysine-residue succinyltransferase produces the protein MPEVKVPELAESITEGTIAEWLKQVGDSVDKGEAIVELETDKVNVEVVSEEAGVLQELLANEGDTVEVGQAIAVVGEGSGNNTSEAPAKQEAPKQETETSTDDKSAQPAEATSNDTDDKSQDNNQRVNATPSARKYAREKGIDLSEIAAASNDVVRKEHVDQSQTQTSTQQQAQPAAKEETKKLTQQNPSKPVIREKMSRRKKTAAKKLLEVSNNTAMLTTFNEIDMTNVMDLRKRKKEQFIKDHDGTKLGFMSFFTKAAVAALKKYPEVNAEIDGDDMITKQYYDIGVAVSTEDGLLVPFVRDCDKKNFAEIEDEIGNLAKKARDKKLGLDDMVNGSFTITNGGIFGSMMSTPIINGSQAAILGMHSIITRPIAIDADTIENRPMMYIALSYDHRIIDGKEAVGFLKTIKELIENPEDLLLES, from the coding sequence ATGCCAGAGGTAAAAGTTCCAGAATTAGCAGAATCCATAACAGAAGGTACCATTGCAGAATGGTTAAAACAAGTCGGTGATAGCGTTGATAAAGGCGAAGCTATCGTTGAATTAGAAACGGACAAAGTTAACGTTGAAGTCGTTTCAGAAGAAGCTGGTGTACTTCAAGAATTATTAGCAAATGAAGGCGATACGGTTGAAGTAGGCCAAGCTATTGCAGTTGTAGGTGAAGGCAGTGGTAATAACACTTCAGAAGCACCTGCGAAACAAGAAGCACCTAAACAAGAAACTGAAACATCTACAGACGACAAATCAGCGCAACCAGCTGAAGCAACTAGCAATGATACAGATGATAAATCACAAGATAATAACCAACGCGTTAATGCAACACCATCTGCACGTAAATACGCACGCGAAAAAGGTATTGATTTATCTGAAATAGCTGCAGCTTCAAATGATGTAGTTAGAAAAGAACATGTTGATCAAAGCCAAACTCAAACAAGCACCCAACAACAAGCACAACCGGCTGCTAAAGAAGAAACGAAAAAACTAACACAACAAAATCCATCAAAACCTGTAATCAGAGAAAAAATGTCTCGTCGTAAGAAAACAGCAGCGAAAAAATTATTAGAAGTTTCTAATAACACAGCTATGTTAACTACATTTAATGAAATTGACATGACAAATGTTATGGATTTACGTAAACGTAAAAAAGAACAATTTATTAAAGATCACGACGGTACTAAACTTGGTTTCATGTCATTCTTCACAAAAGCTGCAGTTGCTGCATTGAAGAAATATCCTGAAGTCAATGCTGAAATTGATGGAGACGATATGATTACTAAACAATATTATGATATTGGAGTTGCCGTATCTACAGAAGATGGTTTACTTGTACCTTTCGTCAGAGATTGCGATAAGAAAAACTTTGCTGAAATCGAAGATGAAATTGGCAACTTAGCGAAGAAAGCACGCGACAAAAAACTTGGTTTAGACGACATGGTTAATGGATCATTCACGATTACCAACGGCGGTATCTTTGGTTCAATGATGTCTACACCAATTATCAATGGTAGCCAAGCTGCAATTCTAGGTATGCACTCAATTATTACGCGTCCAATTGCTATCGATGCAGATACAATTGAAAATCGCCCAATGATGTATATTGCATTAAGCTATGATCATAGAATTATCGATGGTAAAGAAGCAGTAGGATTCTTAAAAACAATCAAAGAATTAATTGAAAACCCAGAAGATTTACTATTAGAATCTTAA
- a CDS encoding helix-turn-helix domain-containing protein, whose translation MKEINDIIAENLKLYRKQNGYSLEHLSYLTEVSKTMLGQIERKESIPSITTLWKIANGLKVSFTELTQENDEIIRKITLNDIQPLASEDNKYQIYPYFKFDIEKKFESYMVLIEPGGTMSGEPHGSGTMEYITVFDGTLTLILADEQFIIKENESIKFNANMFHNYANNHDTTIRINMVIHY comes from the coding sequence ATGAAAGAAATTAATGATATTATTGCTGAAAATTTAAAACTCTATAGAAAACAAAATGGATATTCACTGGAACATTTATCGTATCTTACTGAAGTAAGTAAAACGATGCTAGGACAAATTGAACGTAAAGAATCTATACCATCTATTACGACACTTTGGAAAATAGCTAATGGTCTAAAAGTTTCATTTACTGAGCTTACTCAAGAAAATGATGAAATCATTAGAAAGATCACTTTGAATGATATTCAACCTTTAGCATCAGAAGATAATAAATATCAAATTTATCCGTATTTTAAATTTGATATTGAGAAAAAATTCGAAAGCTATATGGTGCTTATTGAGCCTGGAGGGACTATGAGCGGTGAACCACATGGATCTGGCACTATGGAATACATAACCGTATTTGATGGCACATTGACGCTTATATTAGCAGATGAGCAATTTATCATTAAAGAAAATGAATCAATAAAGTTTAATGCGAATATGTTTCACAATTATGCTAATAACCATGATACAACGATTCGTATAAATATGGTTATACATTATTAA
- a CDS encoding LysE family translocator, producing the protein MVFLALLCLSNIFNESLNTVFPKIEIYMKIFAFIYLLYLAYKVLISSIGGPKKSFDEKYSNIKYAMILQFINPKGVIYALTVISTFVTLNYSNWIVQLNLVILLAFIGFLGTLSWAAIGTLLKEWITKHELLFNIIMSCLLIYVAFSIVLH; encoded by the coding sequence TTGGTTTTTTTAGCTTTACTATGTTTATCCAACATTTTTAATGAATCACTCAATACAGTTTTTCCTAAAATTGAAATATACATGAAAATTTTTGCTTTTATTTATCTTTTATATTTAGCTTATAAAGTATTAATAAGTTCAATCGGTGGCCCAAAAAAATCCTTTGATGAAAAATATAGTAATATAAAATATGCAATGATACTTCAATTTATTAATCCAAAAGGTGTAATTTATGCATTAACAGTTATCTCAACTTTTGTGACACTTAATTATTCCAATTGGATAGTGCAATTGAATTTAGTAATTTTATTGGCTTTTATTGGCTTTCTAGGTACTTTGAGTTGGGCTGCTATAGGTACGCTCTTAAAAGAATGGATTACCAAACATGAATTACTATTTAATATTATTATGTCATGCCTGTTAATTTATGTAGCTTTTAGCATTGTTCTACATTAA
- a CDS encoding helix-turn-helix domain-containing protein, translating into MDGHAERIGLRFDSQLLERLSSESVDLTQCFDTQSSQFKNLLQLNESQKRELYYLLQGLINEQDNQKFGKSLAEEAILTQFFILLNRIFIKNESPTHNDDPEAQLVRRVLDYMELHYADQISLEDIEKKFLVSRYKITQHFTRLVGYPPYRYLLNKRLQNAQRMLKNGHSPQQVAIQCGFSDYSNFYRRFKTSYGCSPRKYYQQHLTS; encoded by the coding sequence ATGGATGGACACGCAGAACGTATTGGTTTGCGTTTTGATTCCCAATTATTAGAAAGACTGTCTAGTGAATCTGTGGATTTAACTCAATGTTTTGATACACAGTCATCTCAATTTAAAAACTTACTGCAATTAAATGAGTCACAAAAAAGAGAGTTATATTATTTATTGCAGGGATTAATTAATGAACAAGATAATCAAAAATTTGGAAAATCACTGGCAGAAGAAGCAATTTTAACGCAATTTTTTATACTATTAAATAGAATTTTCATAAAGAACGAATCACCAACGCATAATGATGATCCAGAAGCACAACTTGTTCGACGAGTATTAGACTATATGGAATTACACTATGCAGATCAAATTTCGTTAGAAGATATTGAAAAGAAATTTTTAGTTAGTCGTTATAAAATAACACAACATTTTACACGTTTAGTTGGCTACCCACCTTATCGCTATTTATTAAATAAACGACTTCAAAATGCGCAACGTATGTTAAAAAATGGTCATAGTCCACAACAAGTTGCAATACAGTGTGGTTTCAGTGATTATTCTAATTTCTACAGAAGATTTAAAACATCTTATGGTTGTAGTCCAAGAAAATATTATCAGCAACATTTAACGTCATGA
- a CDS encoding cupin domain-containing protein: MIGDKAIKFQFDSISLPYEGEYAACHKISDGHFGNELHYHDHYEIFFSLSGNLLYAIEGRKYKLDVGSMLIITPYEFH, encoded by the coding sequence ATGATTGGAGATAAGGCAATAAAATTTCAATTTGATTCAATCTCATTGCCATACGAAGGTGAATATGCAGCATGTCATAAAATCAGTGATGGTCATTTTGGAAATGAACTACATTATCATGATCATTATGAAATATTCTTTTCATTATCTGGGAACTTGCTTTACGCAATTGAAGGTAGAAAATACAAATTAGACGTTGGCTCAATGCTTATCATTACACCTTATGAATTTCATTAA
- a CDS encoding sugar phosphate isomerase/epimerase family protein produces MTKPQIGVQMMMLKQKVEEEGIYTVLQKLSELGYNAVEVSQIEMTAHNISEMQRAIKDYDINIASMSCGVEDISEDQKYSGDTLQNDFDKIVAACKAVDCTILRIGMLPMNYMGSKESTLNFAKICDEYATRLKEEGIDLYYHAHNIEFVRYDGQFMLDLMRDHTQYLGFELDVHWIWRAGLNPIEVIPNYANRIRAIHLKDYRVGEIDMAQYPGEGQEKLYYMLHMITQFAELGEGTLPLKEIIEVGRESGSEYFFVEQDELHGADSYDCLITSRDHLLELGYKNWF; encoded by the coding sequence TTGACTAAACCTCAAATTGGTGTACAAATGATGATGCTTAAGCAAAAGGTTGAAGAAGAAGGCATTTATACAGTCTTACAAAAATTAAGTGAGCTTGGGTACAATGCAGTTGAAGTATCACAAATTGAAATGACAGCGCATAATATTTCTGAAATGCAACGCGCAATTAAAGATTATGACATCAATATTGCTTCCATGTCTTGTGGAGTCGAAGATATATCTGAAGATCAAAAATATTCGGGTGACACTTTGCAGAATGATTTCGATAAAATTGTTGCTGCCTGTAAAGCTGTGGATTGTACAATATTAAGAATTGGCATGTTACCCATGAACTATATGGGATCAAAAGAAAGTACTTTAAATTTTGCTAAAATCTGTGATGAATATGCAACACGTTTAAAAGAAGAAGGCATTGATTTATATTATCATGCACATAATATAGAATTTGTACGTTACGATGGACAATTTATGCTTGATTTAATGCGTGATCATACACAATACTTAGGTTTTGAATTAGATGTGCATTGGATTTGGCGTGCAGGTCTAAACCCAATTGAAGTTATACCAAATTACGCAAATAGAATTCGTGCAATTCATTTAAAAGACTATCGCGTTGGTGAAATTGATATGGCTCAATATCCAGGTGAGGGTCAAGAAAAACTTTATTATATGCTACATATGATTACACAGTTTGCTGAGCTTGGCGAAGGTACTTTACCTTTGAAAGAAATTATCGAAGTAGGTCGTGAAAGTGGCAGTGAGTATTTCTTCGTTGAACAAGACGAGTTACATGGTGCTGATTCATACGATTGCCTAATTACCAGTCGAGATCATTTATTAGAATTGGGATATAAAAACTGGTTCTAA
- a CDS encoding sugar phosphate isomerase/epimerase family protein, with protein sequence MLKNIAISGFSDEISSDFETQLQKVNELGMNYISLRGIDGENIGKFTVDKIRTTVLPKLKKWNIGVSSIGSPIGKIYIQDDAAFQEQLSILKTMCEIANELECKYIPIFSFYIPKEDNFDDYESDVISKLKQFATIAEQYNIILLHENEKDIFGDIARRCKVILDKVGSAHFKAIFDFANFVQCGEDTQACYDLLSNHIEYIHIKDAVYEDSINVVLVMVK encoded by the coding sequence ATGTTAAAAAATATCGCAATATCCGGATTTTCTGATGAAATATCGTCTGACTTCGAAACACAATTACAAAAAGTTAATGAATTAGGCATGAACTATATTTCATTACGTGGTATTGATGGCGAAAATATCGGTAAATTTACAGTTGATAAAATTCGAACAACGGTTTTACCCAAATTAAAAAAATGGAATATTGGTGTATCATCTATAGGTTCGCCTATAGGTAAAATTTATATTCAAGATGATGCAGCTTTTCAAGAACAACTATCCATATTAAAAACAATGTGTGAAATTGCAAATGAACTTGAATGTAAATATATACCAATTTTCAGCTTTTATATTCCAAAAGAGGACAATTTTGATGATTACGAATCAGATGTCATTTCTAAATTAAAACAATTTGCAACAATAGCTGAACAGTACAACATTATTTTATTGCACGAAAATGAAAAAGACATCTTTGGTGATATTGCACGTCGTTGTAAAGTCATCCTTGATAAAGTAGGTTCAGCTCATTTTAAAGCTATTTTTGATTTTGCTAATTTTGTACAATGTGGCGAAGATACACAAGCATGTTATGATCTCTTATCAAATCATATCGAGTACATACACATAAAAGACGCTGTTTATGAAGATAGTATCAATGTGGTACTGGTGATGGTCAAATAG
- a CDS encoding Gfo/Idh/MocA family protein: MNKVRLGIIGLGAQGGTYAGFINDNKIANLELGAICDIDPEKRTVAAEKYPNVPFYDNYIDMLESGDVDAIVTTVPHYLHTEIGKEALSRDIHALLEKPGDIYAEKVKEISDLAASKPNLTFGIFFNQRTNPLYQKVKSLIDNGEIGEIRRTNWIITTWWRPQAYYDQSSWRATWSGEGGGVLVNQAPHQIDLLQWLCGLPKKVYANVKYGYQRDLNVDDDVTTVLDYGNGATGVFITCTHDIIGTDRLEITGDKGKILVEDSKKITLKSLNQSETQMNQDMTWEEVAELFKGNGMGDIYKEETFEFESVWGQQHISVLENFTANILDGTPLIAPGSDGINV; the protein is encoded by the coding sequence ATGAATAAAGTTCGTTTAGGTATTATAGGATTAGGTGCACAAGGTGGAACATATGCAGGTTTTATCAATGATAATAAAATAGCCAATTTAGAACTCGGCGCAATATGTGATATTGATCCAGAGAAAAGAACAGTCGCTGCAGAAAAATATCCCAACGTACCTTTCTACGACAATTATATTGATATGTTAGAAAGTGGGGATGTGGATGCAATTGTAACGACAGTGCCTCATTACTTGCATACAGAAATTGGAAAAGAGGCATTATCTCGAGATATTCATGCATTACTAGAAAAACCTGGTGATATCTATGCAGAAAAAGTAAAAGAAATAAGTGATTTAGCCGCTTCAAAGCCAAATTTAACATTTGGAATCTTTTTCAACCAAAGAACAAATCCACTTTATCAAAAAGTAAAATCTTTAATTGATAACGGGGAAATTGGTGAAATTCGTCGTACCAATTGGATTATTACGACATGGTGGCGTCCACAAGCTTATTATGACCAAAGTTCATGGAGAGCAACATGGTCAGGTGAAGGTGGCGGTGTACTAGTAAACCAAGCACCGCACCAGATTGATTTATTACAATGGCTATGTGGTTTACCTAAAAAAGTTTACGCTAATGTAAAATACGGCTATCAAAGAGATTTAAATGTAGATGATGATGTAACAACCGTATTAGATTACGGTAATGGGGCAACGGGTGTATTCATCACATGTACGCATGACATTATCGGTACTGACCGTTTAGAAATCACTGGTGATAAAGGTAAAATTTTAGTAGAAGATAGCAAAAAAATCACATTGAAGAGCTTGAATCAATCAGAAACACAAATGAACCAAGACATGACTTGGGAAGAAGTGGCAGAGCTTTTCAAAGGCAATGGTATGGGCGATATTTATAAAGAAGAAACATTTGAATTTGAAAGTGTGTGGGGCCAACAGCATATAAGTGTTTTAGAAAACTTTACAGCAAACATCTTAGACGGGACACCTTTAATCGCACCAGGTAGTGATGGTATCAATGTGTAA
- a CDS encoding Gfo/Idh/MocA family protein — translation MLKVAVVGLGDISHVHIHAIQNSTKAQLVAVCDENEKLSQQVPHVNYYNDLQTMIDSETLDCVHICLPHYLHVSATTTCVENGINVLQEKPLAVNAKEGLELVKLQRKYPNIKIGICFQNRYNATFQALQEIVESKTYGEVIGVKGLVTWFRPESYYTDKPWRGQMATAGGGVLINQSIHTLDLIQLLCGKIASIKGTVSQLLDYDIEVEDTASAHIKFENKANGMFFATNANFGNSNVELQIIFENEKFTIKDNILTRFNEAGEKIKIAEDEKMTGNKTYYGPSHGKLINAFYDCINNDSNNYVHPKDALTSIAMIDAIQKSSESLKTVQFDSI, via the coding sequence ATGCTTAAAGTAGCTGTTGTTGGTCTTGGAGATATTTCTCATGTACATATCCACGCGATACAAAATAGTACTAAAGCACAATTAGTCGCTGTTTGTGATGAAAATGAAAAATTGAGTCAACAAGTACCACATGTAAATTATTATAATGATTTACAAACCATGATAGATTCTGAAACGTTGGACTGTGTTCATATTTGTTTACCACATTATTTGCATGTTTCGGCTACAACAACATGCGTAGAAAATGGAATTAATGTGCTACAGGAGAAACCATTAGCGGTAAATGCTAAAGAAGGACTCGAGCTCGTAAAGCTTCAACGAAAGTATCCGAATATTAAAATTGGTATATGTTTCCAAAATAGATATAATGCTACTTTCCAAGCATTACAAGAAATTGTTGAAAGTAAAACGTATGGAGAGGTGATTGGTGTAAAGGGATTAGTTACGTGGTTTAGACCTGAATCATACTACACAGACAAACCATGGCGTGGTCAAATGGCTACTGCAGGTGGTGGTGTGCTTATTAACCAATCCATTCATACATTAGATTTAATTCAACTTTTATGTGGAAAAATTGCATCAATCAAAGGCACTGTTTCTCAGTTACTGGACTACGATATTGAAGTGGAAGATACTGCCTCTGCACATATCAAGTTTGAAAACAAAGCAAATGGTATGTTCTTTGCTACAAATGCGAATTTCGGAAATTCAAATGTTGAATTACAGATTATCTTTGAAAATGAAAAATTTACAATCAAAGATAATATACTTACTCGTTTTAATGAAGCGGGCGAAAAGATAAAAATTGCTGAAGATGAAAAAATGACCGGTAACAAAACGTATTACGGGCCAAGTCACGGAAAATTAATTAATGCCTTTTATGACTGCATCAATAATGATAGTAATAACTACGTTCATCCAAAGGATGCATTAACTTCTATCGCTATGATTGATGCCATACAGAAATCATCAGAATCACTTAAAACAGTACAATTCGACAGTATTTAA
- a CDS encoding dihydrofolate reductase family protein, which translates to MNNNSKIILDLAVTLDGFIEGPNGEIDWCIMEPEMNFTAFLNQIDAIIYGRKSYDLWGSYTPDDEQENDDQLMWQLIHSKNKYVFTNQTRSNHDQTQFIKPKDMYTTVNDIKTQQQKDIWLYGGSELITSFIKHDLIDEYRLSIHPVVLGTGKPLFENIHKQLNLSHVQTNTFKSGVVQLIYSKD; encoded by the coding sequence ATGAATAACAACTCCAAAATCATATTAGATTTAGCTGTTACTTTAGATGGTTTTATTGAAGGACCAAATGGAGAAATTGATTGGTGTATCATGGAGCCTGAGATGAATTTCACTGCATTTTTAAACCAAATTGACGCTATCATTTATGGTCGTAAAAGCTATGACTTATGGGGATCGTATACGCCTGATGATGAACAAGAAAACGATGATCAATTGATGTGGCAATTAATTCATAGCAAAAATAAATATGTATTTACCAACCAAACACGTTCCAACCATGACCAAACACAATTTATTAAACCTAAAGACATGTATACAACAGTGAATGACATCAAAACACAACAACAAAAAGATATATGGTTGTATGGTGGTTCGGAGCTCATTACGTCATTTATTAAACACGACCTCATAGATGAATATCGGCTATCCATCCATCCCGTTGTACTAGGGACAGGTAAACCACTATTTGAAAATATCCATAAACAACTTAATCTATCCCACGTACAAACAAACACATTTAAAAGTGGTGTTGTTCAATTGATATATAGTAAAGATTAA
- a CDS encoding ATP-binding cassette domain-containing protein: MISLNVAVNAKNVSLKLNNKYIVSNISFEIPKGSITLIKGDNGIGKSVTLKLIAQLIRPTKGKIQTNGRIAYAPDKFPNNLKIKVHTFLETIQNLNNNYDHNWKYYSKSFNLSSFEKDKLNQISKGTLQKINIIQALLSNGEILIFDEPFNGLDKKTESNFISLLKKLSKTKTIILTSHESNIVQSFATHELNLHNGKFKTINTNPKFKAITFLTSKNASISFPQVLAQKIHNQININNNSIKIYIDRNDTNIILNNLIKHNYKILEVKDE; this comes from the coding sequence ATGATAAGTTTGAATGTAGCAGTCAATGCGAAAAATGTTTCCTTAAAGCTTAATAATAAATATATTGTTTCTAATATTTCTTTTGAAATACCAAAAGGTTCCATTACGTTAATCAAGGGCGACAATGGTATAGGAAAAAGTGTTACATTAAAATTAATAGCACAATTAATACGACCAACAAAAGGTAAGATTCAGACTAACGGTCGTATTGCCTATGCGCCTGATAAATTTCCAAATAATTTAAAAATAAAAGTCCATACATTTTTAGAAACGATACAAAACTTAAATAATAACTATGACCATAATTGGAAATATTATAGTAAATCATTTAATTTATCTTCATTTGAAAAAGATAAATTAAACCAAATTTCAAAAGGGACATTGCAAAAAATAAATATCATACAAGCATTGTTATCAAATGGAGAAATACTTATTTTTGATGAACCATTTAATGGCTTGGATAAAAAAACAGAGAGTAACTTTATTTCTTTATTAAAAAAACTGTCAAAAACAAAAACAATTATTTTGACTTCTCATGAAAGCAATATCGTTCAATCATTTGCAACACATGAATTAAATTTGCATAACGGCAAATTTAAGACAATAAATACAAACCCTAAATTTAAAGCTATTACATTTTTGACTTCTAAAAATGCATCTATCAGTTTTCCTCAAGTATTAGCTCAGAAAATACATAATCAAATTAATATTAATAATAATTCAATAAAAATATACATAGATAGAAATGATACAAATATTATTTTGAATAACTTAATCAAGCATAATTATAAAATACTAGAAGTGAAGGACGAGTAG
- a CDS encoding DUF6501 family protein, producing MLHETWKNNTPIKKVEVVHTDAQKFTVSDMLTIGKQYDVINETEEYYQIIDNSGLVGGYYKDYFKEV from the coding sequence ATGTTACATGAAACATGGAAAAATAATACACCTATAAAGAAAGTAGAAGTCGTACATACAGATGCACAAAAATTTACTGTTTCTGATATGTTAACAATTGGTAAGCAGTATGATGTTATCAATGAAACTGAAGAATATTATCAAATTATAGATAACTCTGGACTTGTCGGTGGTTATTATAAAGATTATTTTAAAGAAGTTTAA
- a CDS encoding ATP-binding protein codes for MANTNYINRDETVFNDAQSLMQLNKNILLKGPTGSGKTKLAETLSETMNRPMHQINCSVDLDAESLLGFKTIQTNENGSQEIVFIDGPVIKAMKEGHILYIDEINMAKPETLPILNGVLDYRRKLTNPFTGEVVNAAPGFNVIAAINVGYIGTLPMNEALKNRFVVIQVDYIDGDILSDVIKQQSQLSDDIMIQKIIKFNEDLRTMTKQGQISEEAASIRALIDLSDLATIMPIERAIQRTIIDKLEDEREQQAILNAVELNF; via the coding sequence ATGGCAAATACCAATTATATTAATAGAGATGAAACTGTATTCAATGATGCGCAATCATTAATGCAACTTAATAAAAATATATTACTAAAAGGACCGACTGGATCAGGAAAAACAAAATTAGCTGAAACATTAAGTGAGACAATGAATAGACCTATGCACCAAATTAATTGTTCCGTTGATTTAGATGCAGAAAGTCTTCTCGGGTTTAAAACAATACAAACAAACGAAAATGGGTCACAAGAAATAGTATTTATTGATGGGCCCGTCATAAAAGCTATGAAGGAAGGTCATATTCTTTATATAGATGAAATTAATATGGCCAAACCCGAAACGTTACCTATATTAAATGGTGTATTAGATTATCGTAGAAAATTAACTAATCCATTTACAGGTGAAGTCGTTAATGCAGCACCTGGATTTAATGTAATCGCAGCTATCAACGTAGGTTATATTGGTACATTACCAATGAATGAAGCATTAAAAAACCGTTTCGTTGTTATTCAAGTAGATTATATTGATGGAGATATTTTGAGTGATGTAATCAAACAACAAAGCCAACTCAGTGATGACATAATGATTCAAAAAATCATTAAATTCAATGAAGATTTGCGTACAATGACAAAACAAGGTCAAATTTCTGAAGAAGCGGCAAGTATAAGAGCATTAATAGATCTAAGTGATTTAGCTACGATTATGCCTATCGAACGTGCAATACAACGTACAATTATAGACAAACTAGAAGATGAACGTGAGCAACAGGCTATTTTAAATGCAGTAGAATTAAATTTTTAG